One Desulfonatronum sp. SC1 genomic window, TTGGAAAATAGTTCCGTGCTCGCGCCGTCCCTGGTGGGCCTGGGCCAATCATAGGTCACGAAGCCCTCGCCGGATTGCTTGATCACTTCGACAAAGGCCTGAAACAGGTTCTTGTCCCTTCCGGGAATGGTTTGGACCCGCCCCCCGACGCCGAATTCCAAGCGCGTGGCACAGGCAAAGCGCTGCTCATCTAGAATTTTTCCATCCAAGGCCGGGACAGTCGGATGCATGATCATCCGCGGGTAAGGCAAGGTATCGTCGTTGATCCAAAGATAGTCATTATTTCCATAGCGCATTTGCCTGATCCGCGTCATGGCACGTTCCTGGGCCTCCTGCCTGGAGAACTCCCCGTCCTTGGCGCGTTGCTCATACTCCTCCAGCAAGGAGTAGGACACTTCCACGATTGACTTGAGCCCCGCCTTACGATCTATGAGCAGCTCGCGTTCCACGGTGGGTATAAAGTACAGCAACACGACTCCCAAAAACAACAGGATGACCAGGACCAGAAGACAAATCATCTTTGCCGCGATGTTCATGTTCAAAAGTTTTTTCAACATGGCTTTCTCCTTTTTTTACACTGCAACGAAGCTTTCACGGAATCAGCGGCCGAGACGTCCCTGCCCTTAGCAGTCCGTAGAAAAACTCCCAATTGCTGCGTCGCTGCAAAAAGTTCAAACTCTCACGTATGAAAAATTACGTTTCGACATTGAATTTTTTACTCCTTGCACTTGTTCTTTGAATGGATTGCCGGACAAAGACTTTTTAAACACTCAGTCAGGCATTTCCGTGCTTTTTCGCGTGCTTCATGGGTCATATACTGGGCGCCTTGCTAATGAAACCATGACGTTTCGCTGTAGTGGCAAGGATTATAGTCATAGTCCCGACAACATGCCTTGTTCGCCCTTGCTCAGCAGGTTGTCCAGATCCAGAAGGATCAGCAGTCGATCCGCCAGCTTTCCCACTCCCCGGATATACTCGGACTCGATCCCGGAGATGATCGGCGGCGGCGGTTCCACGGTATTGACTGGAATACGCAGCACCTCGGACACCGAATCCACCACGAAGCCGATGATGACGGCGTTGATTTCGATGACGATGATCCGGGTGTGCTTGTCGTGCTCCTGCCCGGGCATGCCGAAACGCTTGCGCAGATCGATGATCGGAATGACCTTGCCCCGCAGGTTGATCACGCCCTCCACGAAATCCGGGGCCTTGGGCACCCGGGTGATGCCCAACATGCGGATGATCTCCTGGACCTTGAGGATCTCCACACCGAATTCCTCATTTCCGATATTGAACGTGACCAGTTGGAGAAGATTACTGTCCTTTTCACGGGCAGATTCGTGTTGTCGCATGGCTCCCCCATTTGGTTGTATTTATCCTTGCTTCCGAAAAAAGACCTTGACCGTCTCTATTCAAAGTAAGGCAAATCCGATGCAGCACGATCCGTCTCCTATCCTGGTTGAGTCGTCATGTCGTTTTCGGAAAAGGCAATGCCCATTCGCTACATGGCTATAAAAACCGACGCCAATACGGAGAGACGATCTCACATCACGCAGCGAGTGATAAACCGCGAACCCCGGCTTGGCTCAGCCCTGCTTCATCCGCTGCACCACCTCTTGCAGCTCCACGGCCTGCCTGGCCAGTTCGGAGATGGCCTGGGCCGACTGATTCATGACCTCGCTGGTTTCCGAGGAGATGCGGTTGATGTCCTCCACGCCCCGGTTGATCTCCTCGCTGGTGGCGGACTGTTGTTCCGCGGCCGTGGCGATGGAGCGGACCTGGTCCGCGGCCTGTTCGGCCAGGGCCAGGATTTCCCGCAGCGCGTCCCCGGACTGGTTGGCCAGCTTAGTGGCGTCTTCGATAGCTCCCACGGACTGGTCCATGCCCCGGATATTGGCCTGAGTACCTTGCTGAATGGCGGAGATAGCCTCGCCCACTTCCTTGGTGGCGTTCATGGTCTTCTCAGCCAGCTTGCGTACCTCGTCGGCCACCACGGCGAACCCGCGTCCCGCATCCCCGGCCCGGGCCGCCTCGATGGCCGCATTCAGAGCCAGCAAGTTGGTCTGGTCCGCGATGTCCTCGATCACGTTCATGATCCGCCCGATCTGCTCGGCCTGGCGTCCGAGCTGGTCCAGGTTGCTCTTCATTTCCTGAGCCTTTGCCTGCACCGTGTTAATGGCCGCCACCGAGGCGCTGACCACCTTGGCGCCGTCCACGGCCTTGGTCCGGGCCTGATCCGAGGCCTCGGCGGCCTGGGAGGCGTTCTTGGCCACTTCCAGCACCGTGGCGTTCATCTCTTCCATGGCCGTAGCCGTTTCCCCGGTGCGGCTGGTCTGCTCCTCCGCGCCACGACTGGCCTCTTCTACCTGAGCCGACAATTCCTCGGAGGCCGAGGTCATCCGCTCCACCACACCCTCTATATTGGCCGCGGCCTCAAGCATCCCATCGCGCTTGGCCGTCTCGGCCTGGGCTCGGGCTTCCTCGGCCTCCCGCGTGGCGACCTGAGCCTTTTCCGTCTCTTGCCGGGCCAACTCGGATTGATGCTCGGCCTCCTTCATCTTCTCGATCAAGGACTGAACCATGCTCTGAATGCTCAGATTCAAACGCCCAATCTCATCTTTTTGATCAATGCCGGACCGGGCCTGCAAGTCACCCTTGGCCACGGCGTCGGCATAGCTCATCAGACGGCTTACCGGGCCGGTGATGGTGCGGCTGACCAGCAGCGCGATGATGATGCCCAAACCAAAGAACACCAGGGAAGCGATGGCCACGGCCCAGCGCAATTGATACACCGGAGCCAGCACGTCGTCCTGCATGGCCCCCACGGCAATGGACCAGCCCGTTCCGGAAATAGGTGCGAACCCAAAAAAACGGTCCGTCCCCATGAACGGATATGCGTCAAACCCGGACTCGCCCCGGACCATGCGTTGGAACATGGCCGCCAACCGGGCGAACTGGGCATCCGTCCTGGCTTCTTCGATGAAGTTGCGCTGGTCCAGCACGAACTGCCTGTTGCCGTGGGCGACCAAGGCCCCTCTTTCGTCGATGATATAGGCATATCCCGCTGCACCGTATCCGATCTCGTCCGTGATCTCACTGAGTAGCGTGGCGTCCAGACGGGCCATGAGCACGGCCTGAACCTGCCCCCGGTCTCCCCTGATTGGGGTGGCCAGGATCAGCACCGGTTGATTGGTCACTCGGCTGATGATCACGTTGGAAAAGACCGTCCGGCCTGCCATGGCATCTTGAAAATACGCCCTGTCCCCCAGCTCCGCCGTGGTCCCGTCCGGATAGCGGGCCAAGCCGTTCGGGGAGATGATCCCCATGCCCAAATAGTTCAACCTGGCGGTCTCATTCTCCAGGGCAGGCCGCTGCTGCATCCATTCCATGGAGCGGATCACATGGCGGTTGGCAATTCCTTCAATAGCCAAAATGTGATAATCTAGTTGACTCCTGACAAGCTTGGCTCCATCCTCTGCCATCAGCGGAATGTTTTCCTCCACCTGGCCGACCACAGCGCGGGAAGCCCGGTCGTAGGCAATGTATCCCAGCCCGCCGCAGACCAGGAGCAGCAAAGTCAAAAAGCCACCGAGCAGTTTGATTCCAATAGGTATGTTCTTCATGTTTCATCTCCTTCGTTTTTATGATGGGTCCGTGTACTAAATACTTGTCAGCATGCCTTGTTCGCCCTTGCTCAACAGGTTATCCAGGTCCAACAGGATCAACAGCCGATCCGCCAGTTTCCCCACCCCTCGAATGTATTCCGACTCGATCCCGGAAATGATCGGCGGCGGCGGTTCCACGGTGTTGGCCGGAATGCGCAGCACCTCGGACACCGAATCCACCACGAAGCCGACAATCACGGCGTTGATTTCGATGACGATGATCCGGGTGTGCTTGTCGTGCTCCTGGCCGGCCATGCCGAAACGTTTGCGCAGATCGATGATCGGGATGACCTTGCCCCGCAGGTTGATCACCCCTTCCACGAAATCCGGAGCCTTGGGCACCCTGGTGATGCCCATCATCCGGATAATCTCCTGAACTTTGAGGATTTCCACCCCGAATTCCTCATCACCGATGTGGAACGTGACCAGTTGCAGGAGATCACTGTCTTTTTCTTGACCCGATTCGCGTAGCTGCATGGCTTCCCCCTTTTGCTATGGAATAATTAGAGCTTCCCGGTCCAAAACGGATTATTCACCGCGCCAAACCTGTTCGCGATCCCAACCAAACCATATCAACATTCCGCCAGGACGGAACGAATCGCGGCTATCAACTGTTCGCCGTCAAACGGTTTATGGATCACGCCGCGCACCCCCATCGCCATGAGCCGGGATACGGTCTCCCTGTCGCCATATCCGGTCATGACCAGCAGTTTTACCGGGTTGCCAGACTGTTTGAGGATTCTGACGAGTTCCAGACCGTCCATGCCGAGCATCATGATGTCGGTTAGAACCAGGTCCACGCTTTGAGCGTGCTCCGCCCCTTCCGCCAAGACCCGCAAAGCTTCTACGCCGCTCTCCGCTTCCAGCACCTGGAATCCGTGATGCTTGAGAATCAAAGCCAGGGTGAAGCGAACCCTGAGTTCATCATCAACGAGGAGAATGGTCTTGTCGTCCATGCTCTACCTTCAGCACAAAAGGTGCCATGGACACGAAGCGATATAATACACTGGAATAAAAGAGAATGCCAAAAGGCAAAGAGAAGGGGGCCAACCAGGACTGTCAGCCTTGGTTGTCAAAGGAGAGTGCTTGGACCAGAAAGGCCAAGGCAGGGGGCAACGCAACTAGGGTTGACGTTCTAGAAAAACGTCAACCCTGATTGACATGCTTAGTGCGAAAAGTGAAAGAGCTGAAATGCCTTTCGCATCGTCCGCGTCAATACACCTTGCGCCGGGAAAAACCCTGACCGAGCACGTTCAAGGTGTTCTCTTCAATGGTGAAGGCTTTTGGGTCGATGGTGAAGATGATTTCTTCCAGGCGTTTGAGCTGCAGGCTGGTGACCACGGTCAACAGAATTTTCTTGCGTTTGCCGGTGTAGGCGCCGCGACCGTAAAGAAAGGTCGAACCCCGGTTGATGGTGGTCAGGATGGCCTTGGCCAGTTCATCGGGCTTTTCCGAGATCACCAGCACCATCTTGCGCTGGTTGAACATGCCCA contains:
- a CDS encoding chemotaxis protein CheW, yielding MRQHESAREKDSNLLQLVTFNIGNEEFGVEILKVQEIIRMLGITRVPKAPDFVEGVINLRGKVIPIIDLRKRFGMPGQEHDKHTRIIVIEINAVIIGFVVDSVSEVLRIPVNTVEPPPPIISGIESEYIRGVGKLADRLLILLDLDNLLSKGEQGMLSGL
- a CDS encoding chemotaxis protein CheW, with the translated sequence MQLRESGQEKDSDLLQLVTFHIGDEEFGVEILKVQEIIRMMGITRVPKAPDFVEGVINLRGKVIPIIDLRKRFGMAGQEHDKHTRIIVIEINAVIVGFVVDSVSEVLRIPANTVEPPPPIISGIESEYIRGVGKLADRLLILLDLDNLLSKGEQGMLTSI
- a CDS encoding methyl-accepting chemotaxis protein codes for the protein MKNIPIGIKLLGGFLTLLLLVCGGLGYIAYDRASRAVVGQVEENIPLMAEDGAKLVRSQLDYHILAIEGIANRHVIRSMEWMQQRPALENETARLNYLGMGIISPNGLARYPDGTTAELGDRAYFQDAMAGRTVFSNVIISRVTNQPVLILATPIRGDRGQVQAVLMARLDATLLSEITDEIGYGAAGYAYIIDERGALVAHGNRQFVLDQRNFIEEARTDAQFARLAAMFQRMVRGESGFDAYPFMGTDRFFGFAPISGTGWSIAVGAMQDDVLAPVYQLRWAVAIASLVFFGLGIIIALLVSRTITGPVSRLMSYADAVAKGDLQARSGIDQKDEIGRLNLSIQSMVQSLIEKMKEAEHQSELARQETEKAQVATREAEEARAQAETAKRDGMLEAAANIEGVVERMTSASEELSAQVEEASRGAEEQTSRTGETATAMEEMNATVLEVAKNASQAAEASDQARTKAVDGAKVVSASVAAINTVQAKAQEMKSNLDQLGRQAEQIGRIMNVIEDIADQTNLLALNAAIEAARAGDAGRGFAVVADEVRKLAEKTMNATKEVGEAISAIQQGTQANIRGMDQSVGAIEDATKLANQSGDALREILALAEQAADQVRSIATAAEQQSATSEEINRGVEDINRISSETSEVMNQSAQAISELARQAVELQEVVQRMKQG
- a CDS encoding response regulator, translated to MDDKTILLVDDELRVRFTLALILKHHGFQVLEAESGVEALRVLAEGAEHAQSVDLVLTDIMMLGMDGLELVRILKQSGNPVKLLVMTGYGDRETVSRLMAMGVRGVIHKPFDGEQLIAAIRSVLAEC